Part of the Cohnella candidum genome, TTCGAAGCGGAGCCTTTGGAAGGCCGGATGGTTCTGGAGGTACACCCCAACGTCGCGTTCGCGATGCTGGACCGCGTGCTCGGCGGCGCGGGCGCGGCGCCGACGAAGATCGGAAGCTTGACCGAAATCGAGACGATCATCATGGAACGGATTTTCAGCCGGGCTTTCGACAGTTTGCAGGAAGCCTGGAGAACGGTCGTCGACATGCAGCCGAGACTGGAAGCGCTGGAGACGAATCCGCAGTTCATGCAGATCGTATCGCCCAACGAGACGATCGCGCTGATCTCCCTGAGCACGAAAATCGGAGACACGACGGGCATGATCAACCTTTGTATCCCGCACGTCGTCATCGAACCGGTGATGCCGAGGCTGTCGGTCCATCAATGGTTCGCCTCCCAGAAGAAGATGCGCGCGCCGGAAGAGCAGCAAATGCTCGAGAAACGCGTGAGCAAAGCGAAGCTGCCCGTCGTCGCCGAACTGGGCTTCTCGCAAATCTCGGTCCATGAATTCCTGAATTTGTCCGTCGGAGACGTCATCGCCTTACATAAGCCGACCGACGAAGGATTGGAAGTCAAGGTCGGGGACAAGGTCAAATTCATCGCCAGTCCCGGTACGGTAAGGGACAAGATGGCGATCCAAATTCACGAAATCGTCAGCGAAGGGGTGGAAGAAAACAATGACGAGTAAGGATTATTTATCCCAGGAAGAGATCGACGCGCTTCTGCGGCAGTCGTCCGGCGAAGAGCCGGAGACGCCCGCTTCGTTCGATTTCGCCGGCGAAGTGACTTTGGACGACCTGCTGACGCCGATCGAACAGGACGCCCTGGGCGAAATCGGCAACATCACGTTCGGCAGCGCGGCGACGGCTTTGTCCACGTTGCTCGGCAAGAAAGTCGACATCACTACGCCGCAGGTTTCCGCGATCTCGAGGGACCAGTTCAACGAGGAATTCCCCAAACCGCACGTGGCCGTTCACGTTCGTTACGTGGACGGGTTTGAAGGCATCAATTCCTTGGTCATCAAGACGCACGACGCGCAAGTCATCGCCGATCTCATGCTGGGCGGCGAAGGCAACGTGACGTCGGAGGAATTGAACGAAATCCATATCAGCGCGGTACAGGAAGCGATGAACCAGATGATGGGTTCGTCGGCGACCTCCATGTCGACCATCTTCAACCGCATGGTCAACATTTCCCCGCCGGGCATCGACATCATGGACGTGCCGAACGGGTCGGGGATCGGCAATATCCCGATGGAGGACATGTTCGTCAAAATCTCTTTCCGGCTCAAAATCGGGGACTTGATCGATTCGACGATCATGCAGCTGCTGTCGGTACCGTTCGCGAAAGAGCTCGTCCGCTCCTTGATGGGCGACGCTTCGCCGGAACCGGCGCCCGCGCCGCAATACGCAGCACCGCAAGCGCAGCCTGCGCCGGCTCCGGTCGCGCCGCCTCCGCAGCCGATGCAGCAAATGCCTCCGCAGATGCCGCCGCAAATGCCGCCGCAGCAAATGCCGCCGGCCTACCAAATGCCGCCGCAGGAAGCCTACCAAATGCCTCCGATGGCTGCCATGCCGCCGGGTTACGGGGCTCCGATGCCGTCGTATCCGCAGACGCTCGGCGCGGCGGGAGGCCGCAACGTCAACGTCAATCCCGTCCAGTTCGCCAGCTTCCAAGGCAGCGGGCTGTCGCAGGCCGACGAGACGAACCTGAACCTGCTGCTGGACATCCCGCTGAAAGTCACGGTGGAATTGGGACGGACGCAGAAGCAGATCAAAGAGATTTTGGAATTGTCCCAAGGTTCTATTATCGAGCTGGACAAGCTGGCCGGGGAACCGGTCGACATCCTGGTAAACAACAAATTGATCGCCAAAGGCGAGGTCGTGGTCATCGATGAAAACTTCGGCGTCCGCGTCACCGACATCGTCAGCCAATGGGATCGCGTCCAAAAAATCCAATAAGACCCTCGGGAGGAAAACGAAATGGCTAACCGCATTCTCATTGTTGACGACGCTGCATTCATGCGCATGATGATCCGCGACATTCTCAGCAAGAACGGATACGAAGTGGTGGGAGAAGCCCAAGACGGCGCCCAAGCGATCGAGAAATACAAGGAACTTCATCCGGACCTCATCACGATGGACATCACGATGCCCGAGATGGACGGCATTACCGCGCTGAAGGAAATCCGCAAACTCGACTCGAACGCGAAAGTCATCATGTGTTCCGCAATGGGCCAGCAGGCGATGGTTATCGACGCTATCCAAGCCGGAGCAAAAGATTTCATCGTGAAACCTTTCCAAGCCGACCGCGTCATCGAAGCCATCAAGAAAACACTCGGATAAGTCGGGAGCGAAGAAAGGCATGAAAGGTTTACCTTACGCGGCTGACGATTTCGCGGACGCGAACCCGGCCGGCTCCGTCTGGGATCTTCTGTGGATCCTGTTCGTGCTGGCCGTCATCGTCGGACTCATCATCTTGCTGCTCCGCTTTCTGGCCAAACGCAACCGGGGATGGGGGACGAACCGCTCTCTCCGTTCGCTCGGCGGATTCCCGCTCGGAACGAACAAATCGATGCAGATCGTGGAGTGGAACGGCCGGATCTACGTGCTCGGCGTCGGAGAAGACGTCTCGCTCATCGAGGCGATCACCGATCCCGAGACGGTGGCCGCGCTGCTCGCGGAACACGATACGCAGGCGGAATCGTCGGCAGCCCAGCTGCCCGATTGGCTCCGCAAATGGAGCCGGAAAAATCAACCTCAGGCCGGCGGCAATCCGGCCGAGGGCGCGGATTTCGGCCAAAGCTTCGAGCGGACGCTGGAAAACCGGCTTCGCCAGTTGGCGGAGAGGCGCCAGCGGGCGGAAGATCTGCTGGAGGATAAACCTTACGAAGATCGGTCGGGCAACCCATGAAGAAAAGATTATGGATCGGCATTTTATCCTTGTCGGCGATGTTTTTCGGCTTTGAAGGTTCCGCGTACGCGGAGCCGATCGTCGGGGTCACCTTAGGCGACGGCTCCCAGCCGGTCGGAGCGTCGGCGTTGTCGCTGCTGATGCTCATCACGGTGCTCAGCTTGGCTCCGGCGATTCTGGTCATGATGACCAGCTTTACCCGGATCGTCATCGTGCTCGGCTTCGTGCGGACGTCGCTCGGGACGCAGCAAATGCCCCCGAACCAAGTGCTGATCGGTCTTGCGCTGTTCCTGACGCTGTTCATCATGTCGCCGACGTTGTCGCAAGTGAACAAGGACGCCTTGCAGCCTTATTTGAAAAACCAAATCAGCCAAACCGAGGCGCTGCAGAAAGCGTCCGTTCCGATGAAGGAGTTCATGTACAAGCATACGAGGGAGAAAGACCTCCTGCTGTTCCTGAACTACACCAAAACGGAAAAACCGAAGACGTTTCAAGACATTCCGATTACGGTCCTCATTCCGTCGTATGCGCTGAGCGAATTGAAAACGGCCTTCCAAATGGGCTTCATGATCTTCATTCCTTTCCTCGTCATCGATATGGTCGTCGCCAGTACCTTGATGGCCATGGGGATGATGATGCTGCCGCCGGTCATGATCTCGCTGCCTTTCAAAATCTTGCTTTTCGTATTGGTCGACGGTTGGTATTTGATCGTCAGGTCGCTGCTCACCAGCTTCCATACTTAATCCCTGGCGATTGACGTCAAGCGGGAGGTAACCATGAGTTCGGAGTTCGTCATCGGCCTTGCCGGCCAAGCGCTGTATACCGTCCTGAAAGTCAGCGCCCCGATGCTGGGCCTGGGCTTGATCGTCGGCTTGATCGTCAGCATCTTCCAAGCCACGACGCAAATCCAGGAGCAAACGCTGGCCTTCGTCCCCAAAATCGTGGCCGTGTTCCTGGCGATTCTCATTTTCGGCCCTTGGATCCTGAATGTGATGGTCGATTTCACGAGCCGCCTGTTGGGCAATTTGGCCAGCTACATCGGATAACGCCTCATGCTGACAACGGATGCGATCATGAAGGTGTTTCCTGCTTTTCTGCTTGTTTTTTGTCGAATTAGCGCGTTTTTTGTTTCGGCGCCGATCTTCTCAACGCGCAACGTGCCGAGAACAGTGAAAATCGGCTTGGCCTTTTTCATCTCGGTCATCGTTTTCCTGACGATCGGCTTCGACACCAAAGTGACGGCGGACGCGACTTATATACTCGCCGTGTTCCGCGAAGTGCTGGCCGGTTTATTGATCGGCTACGTATCCAGCCTGTTTTTCGCGGCGATCCAGACCTCGGGCGCTCTTATGGATATGCAGATGGGGTTCGGCATCGCGAACATCGTCGACCCTCTGACGGGCGTATCGGCTCCGATGCTCGGGAACTTGAAGTACATGCTGACGATTCTCGTCTTCCTGTCGATGAACGGGCATCATTATTTGCTCGCCGCCATCATGGACAGTTACCGCTGGCTGCCGCTCGACAACGGGCTATTCGGAGGAATCGCGGACGGCAGCGTCTCGGATTTCCTGATCCGGACGTTCGCGGACACGTTCATGCTGGCTTTGCAAATCTCGGCGCCGATCGTCGTCTCGATGCTCCTGACGGACGTAGGGCTCGGGCTGCTGGCGAGAACGGCACCTCAGTACAACGTGTTCGTCATCGGCATCCCGGTCAAAATTTTGGTCGGCCTGGCGTTGTTGATCGTACTGCTCCCGGGTTTCGGAGGATTGTTCTCTATGCTGTTCGACGACATGTTCCGATCGATCAACAAGCTGTTGTCGATTTTGAAGGATCACGCGACTTAAGGAATACGGAATGACCTAAGGGAGGTGGGCCGCATGCCCCGTTTTCGCCACCGGCTCGATTTGCAGATGTTCGCCGGCGAAAAAACGGAAAAGGCGACTCCCAAGAAGAGGCAGGATGCCCGCAACAAGGGGCAGGTCGCCAAAAGCGCCGAAATTTCCAGTTCCCTCATCCTGCTTGGCGTGCTCAGTTGTTTTCTCATGCTGGGTCCTTTTTTCCAGGATCGGATCCTGAGGCTGTTCGGGGACATTTTCCTGCATCGTTTGAACATGGACATCACGGACCAAAACGTCTTGCAGCTGTTCTACCATTATGTGGTGCAAATTTTGATCCTGTTATCGCCGATCTTGATCGTCGCCATTCTGATCGCGTTCGCCTCGACGTACGTGCAGATCGGGTGGCTGTTCACGACGGAGCCTCTCAAGATGAGCCTGTCGAAGCTGAATCCGCTCTCCGGCCTTAAGAACATGTTCAAGCTGCGCTCGGTGATCGAATTGCTGAAAAGCATGCTCAAGCTGACGCTTATCGGCTTGATCGTTTACTGGGTGCTTTGGACCAAAAAGCAGCAGTTTCTGGATCTGGCGCACGTGCCGATCGGAGGCATTTTCGCTTTTACCGCCAGGCTGATCGTCCAATTGGGCTTGATCGTCGCGGCGATACTGTTCGTCCTCGCCATCGGCGATTATCTCTATTCCCGGTACGAATACGAAAAAGGCTTGAAAATGAGCAAGCAGGACATCAAGGACGAGCACAAGCTTTCGGAGGGCGATCCTCTGATCAAAGGCAAGATCAAGGAAAAGCAGCGCAGGATGGCGCTTATGCGCATGATGCAGGAAGTGCCGAAGGCCGACGTGGTCATCACCAACCCGACCCACTTCGCCGTCGCGCTGCAATATGACGGGTCCAAGATGGAAGCGCCCGTCATCGTCGCGAAAGGCCAAGACTACTTGGCGCTTCGCATCCGGGAAATCGCCAAGAAACACGATGTCGTGATCATGGAAAACAAGCCGCTCGCCCGCGCGCTGTACGAACGGGCCGAAGTCGGGGACGCGATCCCCGGCGACCTGTTCCAAGCCGTCGCGGAAGTGCTGGCATACGTATACCGCCTCAAAGGCCGCCGTCGCGCGTAACTTCGTCCCCACAAAGTGACGTTAAGCTCTGAAGCTTATTCCGATTACTTTGCGGGGGCCCCGGTGTGAAAAACTTCAATTCTTGATGGGGGAGGGATCGAACATGAAACTTAAGGACCTCAGCATCTTGATCGGCATCATCGGCGTCGTCCTCATGATGGTCGTTCCGATCCCGACCTGGCTGCTCGACGTCTTGCTCGTGCTGAACATTTCGACGGCGCTCATGATCCTGCTGATCGCGATGAACACGACCGACGCGCTGCATTTTTCGATTTTTCCGACTTTATTGCTGATTACGACCGTTTTCCGGCTGTCCCTGAACGTGTCGACGACCCGATTGATCTTGAGGGACGCGAACGCCGGCCACGTCGTCGAGACGTTCGGCAACTTCGTGGCCGGGGGCCAGCTGGCCATCGGCTTCGTCGTCTTTCTGATCCTCGTCGTCGTACAGTTCATCGTCATCACCAAAGGTTCGGAACGGGTGGCCGAGGTTGCGGCCCGCTTCACCTTGGACGCGATGCCCGGCAAACAGATGAGCATCGACGCCGACCTGAACGCCGGCATGATCAACGAACAGCAAGCCCGCGAGCGCCGCGAGAAAATCGAGAAAGAATCCGATTTTTACGGCGCGATGGACGGTGCGAGCAAGTTCGTTAAAGGGGATGCCATCGCCAGCATCATCATCGTCACGATCAACCTGGTCGGCGGCATCATCATCGGCATGGCCGTCCACGGCTTCGACATCATGAAAGCCCTCAGCACGTATTCCGTCCTGTCGATCGGTGACGGATTGGTCAGCCAGATCCCGGCATTGCTCATCAGTACCGCGACCGGTATCATCGTGACCCGCGCCGCATCGGAAGGCAACTTGGCTCACGACATGTCCAGCCAGCTCTTCCGGTATCCGCGGCTGCTGTATATCGTCGCCGGCACGGTCGCCCTCCTCGGCCTGGCGACGCCGATTCCGTTCATCACCACCATGCCGTACGCGCTCATACTCGTCATCGCCGGTTACCGGCTGCAGAAAAACCTCGACCGGCGGAAGCAGGAAGAGCAGCTGATGGTGGAAGAGAAGGAAATCGAAGAGGTGCGCAGCCCCGAGAGCGTCATCAGCCTGCTGCAGGTCGATCCGATCGAGTTCGAATTCGGTTACGGCCTCATTCCTTTGGCGGATACGCAGCAGGGCGGAGATTTGCTGGACCGGATCATCATGATTCGACGACAGTGCGCCCTCGAAATGGGCTTGATCGTCCCCGTTATCCGAATTCGCGACAATATTCAACTAAAACCGAACGAATATGTCATCAAAATGAAAGGAAATATGGTGGCTCGTGGCGAATTATTGTTACATCATTACCTGGCCATGAGTCCCGGGTTCGAGGACGATTCCGTCGCGGGTATCGAGACCCAGGAGCCGGCGTTCGGATTGCCGGCCCTCTGGATCGACGAAGCGACCAAGGAACGTGCCGAACTCGCGGGATACACCGTGGTCGATCCGCCTTCCGTCGTCGCCACGCATTTGACGGAAGTGATCAAGAAACACGCGCACGAGCTGATCGGCCGCCAGGAAACGAAGGCGCTTGTCGAAAGCGTCAAGGAAACGTACCCGGCGCTCGTGGAGGAGCTCATTCCTTCCATCGTAGGCGTGGGCGATGTCCAGAAGGTGCTCGCGAAGCTGCTGAAAGAGAAAATCTCCATTCGGGATTTGGTGACCATTTTCGAGACGCTCGCCGATTACGGCAAGTACACCAAAGACCCGGAAGTGCTTACCGAATACGTCCGCCAAAGCCTGTCCCGCCAGATCACGCAGCAATACGCGCAGGCGAGCGAGCCTTTGAAGGTCATTACGATCAGTCCGAACACGGAAAAGAAAATCGCGGAGGCCGTCCAGCAATCCGACCAAGGCAGCTACTTGGCGATGGACCCCGTCTCCACGCAATCGATTTACCAGAAGCTGACCGAGCAGGTGAACCGCCTCGTGCAATCCGGTCAGCAGCCGATCATTTTGACTTCTCCGACGATCCGCATGTACATGCGCCAATTGCTGGAGCGCAGCATGCAAGACATTCCGGTTCTCTCCTACAGCGAACTGGAGCCGAATATTGAAGTGCAGAGCGTTGGGGTGGTGAGTGCATGAAGGTAAAACGATATCTGGTCGACGGCTTGCCGGAAGCGGTGCAGATGATCCGCAACGAACTCGGTTCCGACGCGGTGATCCTGAACACCAAAGAAATCCGCACCGGCGGGTTTCTGGGGATGTTCCGCAAGAAGAAGGTGGAAGTGATCGCCGCCGTGGACGAGGCTTCCCGCAAATCGCCGCCGCGTCCGCAGCCGGCACGTCCGGCTGCGAAGCCGCCTGCACAGCAGCCGGAACGCCGAGCGGCGCAGCGTCCCGCGGAAGAGCTCGCGGATGTCCGGGTGCCGATGCCGGGGCAAGCCGTCCGGAACCTTTACGCCAAGGGCAACGGAGCGGCAGAAGCGCCGGTGCCGCAGGCACCCGCCGTAGCGCCCGCGCCTTCAGCAGCCGGTCTTGCCGTCGCGGAGCCGGCAGAGGAGGAATCGCTCTCGAAATCGTTCGCGGACGCTTTGTTGCAACTGCAGAAAGCGGCCGCAGCAGAGTCCGTGCCTACGGTGGAGCCGGTCACGTCCCTTCCGGCCGCGCCGACCATACCGCCGAAGCCGGTAGAATCTGCCGAGGCCGCCGAGACGAACGCGCTGCTTCAAGAGCTGCGTTCGATGAAGGACATGATGGCCAAGATGGCTCGCCAGCAAACGTTCCGCAGCCTTCCCGAATCGGTGCTCAAATGGAGCCGGCGGCTGGCCGAACAAGGCGTCGATCCGGCTCACGTCGAGCAGTTCGCCGAAGAGGTGAAGAACCGGCTGAGCGAGCAAGGGGAACCGGACGAAGCCGCTGCCTATGAGGCCGCCAAGGAAGTTCTCCGGTCATGGCTCGTGCCGTACGCCGGTGAGGGGATCGGCCAAGGCACTCGAATCGTTCATTTCGTCGGTCCGACGGGCGTCGGCAAGACGACGACGATCGCCAAGCTGGCCGCGGACCAAGCGTTCTCCCACCGGCGGACCGTCGGCTTCATTACGGCGGACACGTACCGGATCTCGGCGGTAGACCAGCTTCGGACCTATGCCGACATCCTCAACGTTCCTCTCGAGGTGGTGTTTTCCCCGGGAGAACTGGCCAGAGCCTACAAGAAGCTGGCCGACCGCGACCTGTTGTTCATGGATACGGCAGGACGCAACTACCGGAACGAACTGTTCGTCTCCGAAGTCAACAGCTTGCTCGCTCCGGGAGAGAAGACGGAAACGTTCCTCGTCCTGAGCCTGACCCATAAATACGCGGACATGAAAACGATCGCCTCCCAGTTCGCCAAGTACGGCATCCGCCGCGTCCTGCTGACGAAGGCGGACGAGACGGATACCTACGGCTCCATGCTCAACCTGGTTCGGGATTTCTCCTTCCCGATCTCGTATATCACCTGCGGACAAACCGTTCCGGACGACATCAAAGCGTTCGAACCGGAAGAGTGGGTCCGCAAGCTTTTGGGGGAACCGCCGCATGAATGATCAGGCAGAAGCGCTCCGGCAATTGGTACATACGCGCGAGCTTCCCAAAATCACCACGACGCGGATTGTGACCGTCACCAGCGGCAAAGGCGGTGTCGGGAAGTCCAACTTCAGCCTCAATTTCGCGATGGCCTTGCAGAAACGGGGTTACAGCGTGCTCGTATTCGATGCGGACATCGGAATGGCCAACATCGACGTGCTGCTAGGAACGCCTGCCCAATACAATCTGTTCCATTTGCTGAAGAGGGAAAAAACGATCTGGGAGATCATCCAGACTGCGCCGAGCGGACTTCAATTCATCGCCGGCGGTTCGGGATTCCAGGAGCTTCTCCGCCTCACCGAAGAAGAGCTGGAATATTTCGCCGAGCAGGTCGGCTTGCTGAACGGGCACGTGGATTTCCTGCTCTTCGATACCGGCGCCGGATTGTCGAAGGAAACGCTCCGGTTCATCCTCGCCGCGGAAGAAACGATCGTCGTGACGACGCCGGAACCGACGTCCATCACCGACGCTTACGCGCTCATCAAAATGGTCAAGTCGATGGGGAACGACGTCCCGTTCCGCCTCGTCGTCAACCGGGTGGGAGATGATCGGGAGGGCAAGCAGACGGCCGACAACATCCAGCAGGTGGCGGCCAAGTATTTGGGAATCGAGCTGCCGGTGCTGGGCTACATCCCCGACGATACGAACGTGTCCAAGGCGGTCAAACGGCAAACGCCGTTGACGTCGGCTTTCCCGGACAGCGCTGCGACAAGGGGAATCGATCGGATCGCCGCGAACTTCCTGCATGAAGAAAGGGCGAAACCGCGCGGCGTGACCGGTTTCCTGCAGCGAATGAAACGGCTGTGGACTTAACCCGACATTTCGTCGCTTCATCTTAAAGTGATCTCCGGCATTTCGAATCCGCCGCGAAAGGAGCCAAGTGAAATGACCGTTCATCGCGTATTGATCGTCGACGATTCCAAATTCATGCGCAGAGTGCTCAGCGATATGGTCAACGCGGACGATGCTTTCACGGTGGCGGCTACGGCCTCCGACGGGGAAGATGCGGTCCGGCTCGCTTTCGAGCTGAAACCGGACATCATCACGATGGATATGGAAATGCCGCGGATGAACGGTCTCGAGGCCTTGCAGCGGATCATGTCGGTGCATCCGATTCCCGTCATCATGCTGTCGGCGGTGACGGACAATGGAACCCGCGAGACCATCAAGGCGCTTCAATACGGGGCATTCGACTTCGTTCGAAAGCCGGATCGCTCCGTAAACTTGGACATCGGAGAAGTGAGCGACTACCTGCTCGAGAAGCTCCGAATCGCTGCGGAATCGATCCGCAGCGGCTCGTGGCGGATGCTGCCGGCGGTAGAGCTTAAGCCCGAGCGTGAAACGGATTCGGATACGCCGCCGCTTTCGCAAGACGGGGAGGAGGCAAGGCCGCAGGGACCGCCCGGCGGACGCGACGAGGCTCCTACTCTAAGCGAATCGAAGATCAGCGCGGTAAAGAAGGTACCGCCGGACGAACCCGCGGCCGGCGTTTCCCCGGCGGCCGCTCCCGCGATAAGGCCAGAACCCGGCGGCGCGAAGCGAACGGCGGATCTTCGCAAGAACGGCCCGCCTGCAGCGGCCGCCAAGCCGGAGCGGCAGGCAAAGCCGGCAGAATCGCGCAAGCCGGCTGAACCTCCGTCAACCGGGCAGAAGCTCCGCAAGCCGGAGCCCCCGCGGATCGACGCGGCGCGTACGTCTACGGCGGCGCCCGCGGAGCAGAAAGCTCCGGCCAAACTGCCGGCTCCGGCACAACATCCGCCGGATCGGCCGGACGAGGCCAAGCCGAACAAGAGGTCGTCCACGTTCACCCAAATCGTGGCGCTGGGGACCTCGACGGGAGGTCCGCGCGCGCTGCACGAAGTGCTGACGAAGCTGCCGGGAGATTTCGAAGCTCCGGTTCTCGTCGTCCAGCACATGCCGCCGAAGTTCACCCACTCGCTGGCCCAGAGGTTGGATTCCTTCAGCGCGATCCGAGTGCGCGAGGCAGAGCAGGGCGAGCTGCTGGAGACCGGCACGGCTTACATCGCCCCGGGCGGAAAGCAGATGTCGGTCGCCAAGGAGGCATCCGGGAAGTACCGGATCAAGCTGACGGAGGAAGGACCGCGAAGCGGGCACATGCCGAGCGTGGACGTGCTGTTCGAATCGCTGGTCGGACATCGAGGGCTGAATCGACATGCCGTGCTCATGACGGGCATGGGAAGCGACGGGGCCAAGGGCATGAAGGCGCTGAAGGAAGACGGGGCGGAAACCCGCATCGCGGAATCGGAAGAGACTTGCGTCGTCTACGGAATGCCGCGTTCCGCGGTGGAGCTCGGGGCCGTCTCGCACGTCGTACCGCTTCCTCAGATCGCTTCGGTTCTCGTACGCGAAGTAAGGTCCCGTATCAAATGACAGTCAGGCA contains:
- a CDS encoding response regulator, which codes for MANRILIVDDAAFMRMMIRDILSKNGYEVVGEAQDGAQAIEKYKELHPDLITMDITMPEMDGITALKEIRKLDSNAKVIMCSAMGQQAMVIDAIQAGAKDFIVKPFQADRVIEAIKKTLG
- the fliY gene encoding flagellar motor switch phosphatase FliY, translating into MTSKDYLSQEEIDALLRQSSGEEPETPASFDFAGEVTLDDLLTPIEQDALGEIGNITFGSAATALSTLLGKKVDITTPQVSAISRDQFNEEFPKPHVAVHVRYVDGFEGINSLVIKTHDAQVIADLMLGGEGNVTSEELNEIHISAVQEAMNQMMGSSATSMSTIFNRMVNISPPGIDIMDVPNGSGIGNIPMEDMFVKISFRLKIGDLIDSTIMQLLSVPFAKELVRSLMGDASPEPAPAPQYAAPQAQPAPAPVAPPPQPMQQMPPQMPPQMPPQQMPPAYQMPPQEAYQMPPMAAMPPGYGAPMPSYPQTLGAAGGRNVNVNPVQFASFQGSGLSQADETNLNLLLDIPLKVTVELGRTQKQIKEILELSQGSIIELDKLAGEPVDILVNNKLIAKGEVVVIDENFGVRVTDIVSQWDRVQKIQ
- the fliQ gene encoding flagellar biosynthesis protein FliQ, which codes for MSSEFVIGLAGQALYTVLKVSAPMLGLGLIVGLIVSIFQATTQIQEQTLAFVPKIVAVFLAILIFGPWILNVMVDFTSRLLGNLASYIG
- the fliM gene encoding flagellar motor switch protein FliM, which encodes MVDVLSQNEIDALLAALSSGEMDAEELKKEDTQKKVRSYDFKRAVRFSKDHIRSLTRIHENFARYLTTYFSAQLRTFVQINVVQVEQLPYDEFIRSIPKMTILNIFEAEPLEGRMVLEVHPNVAFAMLDRVLGGAGAAPTKIGSLTEIETIIMERIFSRAFDSLQEAWRTVVDMQPRLEALETNPQFMQIVSPNETIALISLSTKIGDTTGMINLCIPHVVIEPVMPRLSVHQWFASQKKMRAPEEQQMLEKRVSKAKLPVVAELGFSQISVHEFLNLSVGDVIALHKPTDEGLEVKVGDKVKFIASPGTVRDKMAIQIHEIVSEGVEENNDE
- the flhB gene encoding flagellar biosynthesis protein FlhB — protein: MPRFRHRLDLQMFAGEKTEKATPKKRQDARNKGQVAKSAEISSSLILLGVLSCFLMLGPFFQDRILRLFGDIFLHRLNMDITDQNVLQLFYHYVVQILILLSPILIVAILIAFASTYVQIGWLFTTEPLKMSLSKLNPLSGLKNMFKLRSVIELLKSMLKLTLIGLIVYWVLWTKKQQFLDLAHVPIGGIFAFTARLIVQLGLIVAAILFVLAIGDYLYSRYEYEKGLKMSKQDIKDEHKLSEGDPLIKGKIKEKQRRMALMRMMQEVPKADVVITNPTHFAVALQYDGSKMEAPVIVAKGQDYLALRIREIAKKHDVVIMENKPLARALYERAEVGDAIPGDLFQAVAEVLAYVYRLKGRRRA
- the flhF gene encoding flagellar biosynthesis protein FlhF: MKVKRYLVDGLPEAVQMIRNELGSDAVILNTKEIRTGGFLGMFRKKKVEVIAAVDEASRKSPPRPQPARPAAKPPAQQPERRAAQRPAEELADVRVPMPGQAVRNLYAKGNGAAEAPVPQAPAVAPAPSAAGLAVAEPAEEESLSKSFADALLQLQKAAAAESVPTVEPVTSLPAAPTIPPKPVESAEAAETNALLQELRSMKDMMAKMARQQTFRSLPESVLKWSRRLAEQGVDPAHVEQFAEEVKNRLSEQGEPDEAAAYEAAKEVLRSWLVPYAGEGIGQGTRIVHFVGPTGVGKTTTIAKLAADQAFSHRRTVGFITADTYRISAVDQLRTYADILNVPLEVVFSPGELARAYKKLADRDLLFMDTAGRNYRNELFVSEVNSLLAPGEKTETFLVLSLTHKYADMKTIASQFAKYGIRRVLLTKADETDTYGSMLNLVRDFSFPISYITCGQTVPDDIKAFEPEEWVRKLLGEPPHE
- the fliR gene encoding flagellar biosynthetic protein FliR; translation: MKVFPAFLLVFCRISAFFVSAPIFSTRNVPRTVKIGLAFFISVIVFLTIGFDTKVTADATYILAVFREVLAGLLIGYVSSLFFAAIQTSGALMDMQMGFGIANIVDPLTGVSAPMLGNLKYMLTILVFLSMNGHHYLLAAIMDSYRWLPLDNGLFGGIADGSVSDFLIRTFADTFMLALQISAPIVVSMLLTDVGLGLLARTAPQYNVFVIGIPVKILVGLALLIVLLPGFGGLFSMLFDDMFRSINKLLSILKDHAT
- the fliP gene encoding flagellar type III secretion system pore protein FliP (The bacterial flagellar biogenesis protein FliP forms a type III secretion system (T3SS)-type pore required for flagellar assembly.), with translation MFFGFEGSAYAEPIVGVTLGDGSQPVGASALSLLMLITVLSLAPAILVMMTSFTRIVIVLGFVRTSLGTQQMPPNQVLIGLALFLTLFIMSPTLSQVNKDALQPYLKNQISQTEALQKASVPMKEFMYKHTREKDLLLFLNYTKTEKPKTFQDIPITVLIPSYALSELKTAFQMGFMIFIPFLVIDMVVASTLMAMGMMMLPPVMISLPFKILLFVLVDGWYLIVRSLLTSFHT
- the flhA gene encoding flagellar biosynthesis protein FlhA; this translates as MKLKDLSILIGIIGVVLMMVVPIPTWLLDVLLVLNISTALMILLIAMNTTDALHFSIFPTLLLITTVFRLSLNVSTTRLILRDANAGHVVETFGNFVAGGQLAIGFVVFLILVVVQFIVITKGSERVAEVAARFTLDAMPGKQMSIDADLNAGMINEQQARERREKIEKESDFYGAMDGASKFVKGDAIASIIIVTINLVGGIIIGMAVHGFDIMKALSTYSVLSIGDGLVSQIPALLISTATGIIVTRAASEGNLAHDMSSQLFRYPRLLYIVAGTVALLGLATPIPFITTMPYALILVIAGYRLQKNLDRRKQEEQLMVEEKEIEEVRSPESVISLLQVDPIEFEFGYGLIPLADTQQGGDLLDRIIMIRRQCALEMGLIVPVIRIRDNIQLKPNEYVIKMKGNMVARGELLLHHYLAMSPGFEDDSVAGIETQEPAFGLPALWIDEATKERAELAGYTVVDPPSVVATHLTEVIKKHAHELIGRQETKALVESVKETYPALVEELIPSIVGVGDVQKVLAKLLKEKISIRDLVTIFETLADYGKYTKDPEVLTEYVRQSLSRQITQQYAQASEPLKVITISPNTEKKIAEAVQQSDQGSYLAMDPVSTQSIYQKLTEQVNRLVQSGQQPIILTSPTIRMYMRQLLERSMQDIPVLSYSELEPNIEVQSVGVVSA
- a CDS encoding flagellar biosynthetic protein FliO is translated as MKGLPYAADDFADANPAGSVWDLLWILFVLAVIVGLIILLLRFLAKRNRGWGTNRSLRSLGGFPLGTNKSMQIVEWNGRIYVLGVGEDVSLIEAITDPETVAALLAEHDTQAESSAAQLPDWLRKWSRKNQPQAGGNPAEGADFGQSFERTLENRLRQLAERRQRAEDLLEDKPYEDRSGNP